The following coding sequences are from one Triticum dicoccoides isolate Atlit2015 ecotype Zavitan chromosome 4A, WEW_v2.0, whole genome shotgun sequence window:
- the LOC119285149 gene encoding protein TPR3 produces MSSLSRELVFLILQFLDEEKFKETVHKLEQESGFYFNMKYFEDEVINGNWDEVERYLGGFTKVDDNRYSMKIFFEIRKQKYLEALDKHDRSKAVEILVKDLKVFASFNEELFKEITQLLTLENFRENEQLSKYGDTKSARAIMLVELKKLIEANPLFRDKLQFPNLKSSRLRTLINQSLNWQHQLCKNPRPNPDIKTLFVDHSCGQPNGARAPSPANNPLLGSIPKPGGFPQLGAHGPFQPAPTPVAPLAGWMSNPPAVTHPAVSGGAIGFGTPTNPAAMLKHPRTPSAANPSMDYPSGDSDHVSKRPRPVGLSEEVNLPVNMMPVTYPQSHSYPQDDFHKAVARTLSQGSAPMSMDFHPVQQTLLLVGTNVGDIGLWDVGTKERLVVRNFKVWELGKCSMALQAALVKDPTVSVNRIIWSPDGTLFGVAYSRHIVQIYSYHGGDDIRQHLEIDAHVGGVNDIAFAHPNKQLCIITCGDDKTIKVWEATSGTKQFTFEGHEAPVYSVCPHYKENIQFIFSTALDGKIKAWLYDNLGSRVDYDAPGHWCTTMAYSADGSRLFSCGTSKDGESHLVEWNESEGAVKRTYQGFRKRSMGVVQFDTTRNRFLAAGDEFVIKIWDMDNTSLLTTIEADGGLPASPRIRFNKEGTLLAVSTVDNGIKVLANADGVRLLRTLENRSFDASRSASETVTKPLINPLTAAAAAAAAAAAAATSSGTAAPSPITAMNGDNRSMVDVKPRIADESMDKSKVWKLMEITDTAQCRSLKLGDSIRTAKISRLIYTNSGVAILALASNAVHLLWKWPRNERNSTGKATASVSPQLWQPPSGILMTNDTIDNSPDEAVHCFALSKNDSYVMSASGGKISLFNMMTFKTMTTFMPPPPAATFLAFHPQDNNIIAIGMDDSTIQIYNVRIDEVKSKLRGHSKKITGLAFSNVLNVLVSSGADAQICVWNTDGWERQRSRFLQIPSGRPTSNILDTRVQFHQDQQHCLVVHETQIAIYDASKLEPVKQWPPRETSAPPITHATFSCDSQLIYASFLDATVCIFSASSLRLQCRILPASYLPQNISSNVHPVVVAAHPSEANQFALGLTDGSVYVMEPLESERKWGIPPPAENGSTSNMSTPPNGASSSDQPER; encoded by the exons ATGTCTTCTCTCAGCCGGGAGCTCGTCTTCCTCATCCTGCAGTTCCTCGATGAGGAGAAGTTCAAGGAGACCGTCCACAA GCTTGAGCAGGAGTCTGGCTTCTACTTCAACATGAAGTACTTCGAGGATGAGGTGATCAATGGCAATTGGGATGAGGTGGAGCGCTACCTCGGGGGCTTCACCAAAGTCGACGACAACCGCTACTCGATGAAGATATTCTTTGAGATCCGCAAGCAGAAGTATCTCGAGGCCCTCGACAA GCATGATCGGTCCAAGGCGGTTGAAATCTTGGTCAAGGACTTGAAGGTGTTTGCATCCTTTAATGAGGAGCTGTTTAAGGAGATCACACAGCTATTGACTCTGGAGAACTTCAG GGAGAATGAGCAGCTTTCCAAGTATGGTGATACAAAATCTGCAAGAGCAATAATGCTTGTTGAGCTGAAGAAGCTGATCGAAGCTAACCCCTTATTCCGTGACAAGCTTCAGTTTCCCAATCTGAAGAGTTCTAGATTACGGACACTTATCAATCAGAG CTTAAACTGGCAGCACCAGCTTTGCAAAAATCCCAGGCCTAATCCTGACATCAAGACCCTCTTTGTTGATCATTCTTGTGGACAACCAAATGGTGCACGTGCTCCATCACCAGCAAACAATCCACTACTTGGATCTATACCTAAACCTGGTGGTTTCCCCCAATTGGGCGCCCATGGA CCCTTTCAACCTGCACcaacacctgtcgcacctctggccGGTTGGATGTCAAACCCTCCAGCAGTAACACATCCTGCTGTTTCTGGAGGTGCTATTGGATTTGGTACTCCTACGAATCCTG CTGCTATGTTGAAGCATCCTAGGACACCCTCGGCTGCTAACCCTTCTATGGACTATCCATCTGGAGATTCTGATCATGTCAGTAAGAGACCCAGGCCAGTTGGGTTGTCTGAGGAG GTGAATCTTCCGGTGAATATGATGCCAGTAACTTATCCGCAGAGCCATAGCTACCCGCAAGATGATTTCCATAAAGCTGTCGCACGGACATTGAGTCAAGGATCAGCTCCAATGAGCATGGATTTCCATCCAGTTCAACAAACTCTTCTTCTTG TTGGTACCAATGTTGGTGACATTGGATTGTGGGATGTTGGCACCAAGGAGAGACTTGTTGTAAGAAACTTCAAGGTTTGGGAGCTTGGGAAATGTTCTATGGCCCTCCAG GCAGCACTGGTTAAGGATCCTACCGTGTCAGTTAATCGCATAATTTGGAGTCCTGATGGAACCTTGTTTG GTGTTGCTTATTCAAGGCATATAGTACAGATTTATTCTTATCATGGTGGCGATGATATTAGGCAACACTTGGAG ATTGATGCACATGTTGGTGGCGTAAATGACATTGCATTCGCCCATCCAAATAAGCAGCTGTGTATAATTACCTGTGGAGACGATAAGACGATAAAG GTGTGGGAGGCCACTAGTGGAACAAAACAATTTACCTTCGAAGGTCATGAAGCTCCTGTCTATTCTGTTTGTCCACATTACAAGGAAAATATTCAG TTCATCTTTTCAACTGCTTTAGATGGAAAGATAAAGGCATGGCTGTATGATAATCTTGGGTCCAGAGTTGACTATGATGCACCAGGTCATTGGTGCACTACGATGGCATATAGTGCGGATGGTTCAAG ATTGTTTTCTTGCGGGACCAGCAAGGATGGTGAATCACACCTGGTGGAATGGAATGAGAGTGAAGGTGCGGTGAAGAGAACATACCAGGGATTTCGTAAGCGATCTATGGGTGTTGTACAATTCGATACGACGCGAAATAGGTTTTTGGCTGCTGGAGATGAATTCGTGATAAAGATTTGGGACATGGACAACACTAGTCTTCTGACTACCATTGAAGCTGATGGTGGCCTACCT GCAAGCCCGCGTATCCGCTTTAACAAGGAGGGTACTCTGTTGGCAGTCTCTACTGTTGATAATGGTATCAAAGTCTTAGCAAATGCTGATGGTGTTCGTTTATTGCGCACACTGGAAAATCGTTCTTTTGATGCTTCACGTAGTGCATCTGAGACTGTAACAAAG CCTCTAATAAACCCATTGACTGCTGCTGCTgcggcagccgccgccgctgccgccgctgcaaCCAGTTCTGGAACTGCTGCTCCATCACCTATAACTGCAATG AACGGGGACAACAGAAGCATGGTTGATGTAAAACCTAGAATAGCTGATGAGTCAATGGATAAGTCAAAGGTCTGGAAGCTTATGGAGATAACTGATACAGCTCAGTGCAGATCATTAAAACTAGGTGATAGTATTAGGACAGCTAAG ATCTCGAGACTGATCTACACAAATTCAGGTGTTGCTATCTTGGCTTTAGCTTCAAATGCCGTCCATCTACTGTGGAAATGGCCACGTAATGAACGAAATTCAACTGGAAAG GCTACTGCTAGTGTTTCTCCTCAATTATGGCAACCTCCAAGTGGCATTCTCATGACTAATGACACAATTGACAATAGTCCTGATGAGGCCGTTCACTGCTTTGCTTTGTCAAAGAATGATTCATATGTCATGTCAGCTTCAGGAGGGAAAATCTCTCTATTCAACATGATGACTTTTAAG ACGATGACGACGTTTATGCCTCCGCCACCAGCAGCTACTTTCCTCGCATTCCATCCTCAAGATAACAACATAATTGCAATTGGAATGGATGATTCAACCATCCAAATTTACAACGTTCGGATTGATGAG GTCAAAAGTAAACTTAGAGGGCACTCTAAGAAAATTACAGGTCTTGCCTTTTCAAATGTGTTAAATGTTTTGGTATCCTCTGGAGCTGATGCACAG ATATGTGTTTGGAACACTGATGGGTGGGAGAGGCAAAGGAGCAGATTTTTGCAGATACCATCTGGTCGCCCAACGTCCAACATCTTAGACACACGAGTTCAGTTCCACCAAGATCAACAGCATTGTCTTGTTGTCCATGAGACCCAGATTGCCATCTATGATGCCTCAAAATTAGAACCCGTGAAGCAG TGGCCTCCTCGGGAGACATCTGCTCCTCCAATAACGCATGCTACATTCTCATGTGATAGTCAACTGATTTATGCAAGCTTTCTAGATGCCACTGTCTGCATATTTAGCGCATCAAGTTTGAGACTTCAATGCCGAATTCTTCCAGCTTCTTATCTTCCTCAAAATATCAG TTCAAATGTTCATCCAGTTGTGGTTGCGGCACATCCTTCGGAAGCAAATCAGTTTGCTCTAGGCCTTACCGATGGCAGCGTTTATGTCATGGAACCGTTGGAATCTGAGAGAAAGTGGGGAATTCCTCCACCAGCGGAGAATGGATCGACGAGCAACATGTCCACACCTCCTAATGGAGCTTCGAGTTCTGATCAACCAGAAAGATAA
- the LOC119285150 gene encoding chorismate synthase 2, chloroplastic-like, with protein sequence MAAAPTSHQLAAGAPWSSLPRGGFRALTDSAPASVRFSVGRRRAARLEVKAAGNIFGDYFQVATYGESHGGGVGCVISGCPPRIPLTEEDMQGDLDRRRPGQSRITTPRKETDTCKILSGTYEGMTTGTPIHVFVPNTDQRGGDYTEMAKAYRPSHADLTYDLKYGVRSVQGGGRSSARETIGRVAAGAVAKKILKLKCGVEILAFVSKVHQVVLPEDAVDYETLTLDQIESNICRCPDPEYAQKMIDAIDKVRINGNSIGGVVTCIARNVPRGLGSPVFDKLEALLAKAMLSLPASKGFEIGSGFAGTDLTGSEHNDEFYMDEAGNVRTRTNRSGGVQGGISNGETIYFKVAFKPTATIGKKQNTVTRDHEDIELKTRGRHDPCVVPRAVPMVETMAALVLMDQLMAHVAQCEMFPLNLALQEPIGSANSTPALAPDLA encoded by the exons ATGGCAGCCGCGCCCACGTCGCACCAGCTCGCCGCCGGGGCGCCCTGGAGCTCCCTCCCCCGCGGCGGGTTCCGGGCGCTCACGGACTCCGCCCCCGCCTCCGTCCGCTTCTCCgtcggccgccgccgcgccgcccgcctag AGGTGAAGGCGGCTGGAAATATCTTCGGGGACTACTTCCAGGTTGCAACTTATGGAGAGTCTCACGGAGGTGGCGTTGGCTGCGTTATCAGTGGTTGTCCACCCAGAATCCCACTCACCGAGGAAGACATGCAAGGAGACCTTGATCGAAG GCGGCCAGGTCAGAGCAGAATAACAACCCCAAGGAAGGAGACCGATACTTGTAAAATTCTTTCAGGGACATATGAAG GAATGACCACTGGGACGCCGATTCATGTTTTTGTCCCAAACACGGATCAAAGAGGGGGT GATTACACTGAAATGGCTAAGGCATACAGACCTTCCCATGCGGATTTAACTTATGACCTCAAGTACGGTGTTAGATCTGTTCAG GGAGGTGGAAGGTCATCAGCAAGAGAAACCATTGGAAGGGTAGCTGCAGGAGCTGTTGcaaagaaaattcttaagctcaaaTGTGGAGTAGAG ATTCTAGCATTTGTTTCCAAAGTGCATCAAGTGGTACTTCCTGAAGACGCAGTTGATTACGAAACTCTTACCCTGGATCAG ATAGAGAGCAACATTTGTAGATGTCCTGATCCAGAATATGCACAGAAgatgattgatgcaattgataaagTACGGATTAATGGGAATTCGATTGGTGGGGTGGTCACATGCATTGCCAGAAATGTTCCTCGT GGGCTTGGCTCTCCTGTATTTGACAAACTTGAAGCTCTACTGGCAAAGGCTATGCTTTCTCTTCCTGCAAGCAAGGGGTTTGAGATCGGTAGTGGATTTGCAG GTACTGACCTAACTGGAAGTGAGCATAACGATGAGTTTTATATGGATGAGGCTGGAAATGTGAGAACACGAACCAATCGCTCAGGCGGTGTACAG GGAGGGATATCAAATGGTGAAACTATATACTTCAAAGTAGCTTTCAAGCCAACAGCAACTATTGGG AAGAAGCAAAATACTGTAACAAGGGATCATGAGGATATCGAACTAAAGACAAGGGGTCGCCATGACCCATGTGTTGTCCCTCGGG CTGTTCCAATGGTGGAGACGatggccgcattggtcctcatgGACCAACTGATGGCACATGTTGCTCAATGCGAGATGTTCCCGCTGAACCTTGCCCTACAAGAACCAATCGGCTCTGCGAACAGTACACCTGCGTTGGCACCAGATCTAGCATAA
- the LOC119285151 gene encoding probable E3 ubiquitin-protein ligase LUL2 — protein MGNAGSNGGGGGPGHRRRSSGHGHGHHHQAPPPPQQPEAAPNRYVFAAATPYPPQYPNPNPPQYYPQYGNYYPPPPPSVQVPLPAPYDHHHRGAAPPPNVPPTEFPPSVHSHHYPGWAGRYPYGLQPPMPTPYVEHQKAVTIRNDVNLKKETLRIELDEGCPGRFLVAFTFDATVAGSMTVYFFAKEELNCNLTAMKPDLIKPVTVSFKEGLGQKFRQPSGTGIDFSAFEDSELLKQGGMEIYPLAVKAETTLAADQPSEGEDQKPKTPNSQITQAVFEKKESGDYQVRVVSQILWVNGTRYELQEIYGIGNSVEGDTDANDPGKECVICLSEPRDTTVLPCRHMCMCSECAKVLRYQTTRCPICRQPVERLLEIKVNNKAEEPPQQTSQSPPLPPPPALHQEEM, from the exons ATGGGCAACGCGGGCAGCAACGGCGGGGGAGGCGGCCCGGGCCACCGCCGCCGGAGCtccggccacggccacggccaccaccaccaggcgccgccgcccccgcagcaGCCGGAGGCCGCGCCCAACCGCTACGTCTTCGCCGCCGCCACGCCCTACCCGCCGCAGTACCCCAACCCCAACCCGCCGCAGTACTACCCGCAGTACGGGAACTactacccgccgccgccgccctccgtgcAGGTGCCCCTCCCGGCGCCCTACGACCATCACCACAggggcgccgcgccgccgcccaacGTGCCACCCACGGAGTTCCCGCCCTCCGTCCACTCGCACCACTACCCCGGCTGGGCCGGACGGTACCCTTACGGGCTCCAGCCGCCCATGCCCACGCCCTACGTCGAGCACCAGAAGGCCGTCACCATCCGCAACGACGTCAACCTCAAGAAGGAGACGCTCCGGATTGAGCTCGATGAAGGCTGTCCCGGCCGCTTCCTCGTCGCCTTCACCTTCGATGCCACCGTCGCTGGAAG CATGACTGTCTACTTCTTTGCAAAGGAAGAGCTCAACTGCAATCTAACAGCGATGAAGCCAGACTTGATTAAGCCTGTTACTGTTAGCTTCAAAGAGGGTCTTGGCCAGAAGTTTAGGCAACCTTCAGGGACAGGAATTGACTTCTCAGCGTTTGAGGACTCTGAGTTGTTGAAACAGGGGGGAATGGAAATATATCCACTTGCAGTTAAAGCTGAAACAACATTGGCTGCTGATCAACCATCGGAGGGGGAAGACCAGAAACCCAAAACTCCAAACTCGCAGATCACACAGGCTGTGTTTGAAAAGAAAGAAAGCGGTGACTATCAAGTACGAGTTGTTAGTCAGATCCTTTGGGTGAATGGCACCAGGTATGAATTGCAGGAAATATATGGGATAGGAAACTCTGTGGAAGGGGACACTGATGCAAATGATCCTGGGAAAGAATGTGTCATATGCCTCTCAGAACCTAGGGATACTACTGTCCTTCCATGTAGGCATATG TGTATGTGCAGCGAGTGCGCCAAGGTCTTGAGGTACCAGACCACCAGGTGCCCCATCTGCCGTCAGCCGGTCGAGCGGCTGCTGGAGATCAAAGTGAACAACAAAGCTGAAGAGCCGCCCCAGCAGACGTCCCAGTCGCCTCCGCTACCTCCACCCCCTGCTCTGCATCAGGAAGAGATGTAG